CCCGTTCGTCGGTGTCGCCGACGAGCGGGGCGAAGATACGGCGGAGAAGTCCCATTCGAACTACTGTTTCCGCCGCGTCGTGAAGCCAGTTGTGTTCGGCGGGCCCTGCGCCGGTTCTCCGGCCCGGACTCTGCTGCCGTCTCGCACGGTCGACACTGCCCCCGGAGCTAAGTGACGGGACGGCGAAGACCGGGGTATGCCAGAGGAAGTCAAACTCAGCCGGGTCGAGACACTGTTCGCGGAACTCCGATATCCGGTGACACGTGCCGACGCCGCCGCCGAGTTCGCGGACACGACGGTCCTGTTCGCCGACGGCGAGGCGAACCTCGGGAAACTCGTCTCCGAGGTCGGGAGTGACTCCTTCTCCGACCCGGAAGATCTGTTCGCCGAACTCCAGAACGTCCTGCCCGTCGAGGCCGTCGGCGAACCCGGACAGTCCGAAGGCGACGCCTGAGTCGGGCGGTGCCGGACGATTCTCCGACGTGCGGACGGCGACCCCACGAGGGGGCACGCGATACGATGGCACGCCGACCCCGAAAACCCGGCAATTAAGTACACGAAGGCTCTGAACCTCCAGACATGGAATTCTGCGACGAGTGCGGTTCGATGATGCAGACGCAGGGCGACAAGTGGGTCTGCACCAAGTGCGACTTCGAGAAACTGCGGGACTCTGCCAAAGAGGCGGCGATGGTGACGACCCAGTCACAGGAAGCGAGCGAAGTCATCGAGTCGCAGGGCGGGACCGAGGGCCTGCCGACGACCGACGCCAACTGTCCGAACTGCGAGAACGACACGGCGTACTGGTACATGCAACAGATCCGGTCGGCCGACGAGTCCGAGACGCGCTTCTTCGTCTGTACCGAGTGTGAACACAAGTGGCGCGAAGACGACCACTGACCGACCGCTGGACACCGACCCTCCACTGCTGATCGACGGCTACCAACTGCCGGCCATCGACTCCAGATCACCGGTCGCCGACTCCGGATCACGATCCCATGCCAACGCCCGCGCCACCGACACTCCCCGACGACCGACTCACCGGGTGGCGACAGGTAGAACAGACGACGGACACGCCCTTCTCGATCGGGCCGGTCTCGGTGACGGCGACGACGGTCGTCTACGAGGACGAACGACTCCGTCGAACACTGCGCGCGGCGACCGACATCGACGACCGGTGGCGCTTCTTCTTCGCCAGCCGACTCGCCATCTCCCCGGCGACACCGCCCTCGGGGGCGCTCCGCCGACTCGTCACCGACCGGGCACGGCGAGGGTTCCGTGATCGACTCCGCGACCGAGGTTTCGAGTCGCCCACGGAACGCGGGCGACGGACGATTCGGATCGACGGGACCGACGCCGAGGTGACGGCCTACGACGCCACCTGTCGACTCGGCGACCTGCGACTGTCGGTCGTGGGGTGGCTGGCGGTCTGGCCCGACGACGCGGAGTTTCTCCTCGCCGGTGGCGCGTACCCGACCGCAGTCGCGGCGTCGGGACTCGAAGCCGGTGACGACAGGGGTGCTGCCGACTCGACAGCAGCACTCGCAGGAGAACTCACGCCCGATACGTTCCGGGACGAACTGTT
This genomic window from Salinirubrum litoreum contains:
- a CDS encoding transcription factor S; translated protein: MEFCDECGSMMQTQGDKWVCTKCDFEKLRDSAKEAAMVTTQSQEASEVIESQGGTEGLPTTDANCPNCENDTAYWYMQQIRSADESETRFFVCTECEHKWREDDH